A single genomic interval of Campylobacter anatolicus harbors:
- the secA gene encoding preprotein translocase subunit SecA, whose translation MISAIFRQIFGTKNDREVKAYAKRVKHINALEPKYQAMSNDELKAAFETFRAEIKEGKGLDDVLNDVFAIVREASKRTLGMRHFDVQLIGGMVLHDGKIAEMKTGEGKTLVATLPVVLNAMSGKGVHVVTVNDYLAKRDATQMGELYKFLGLSVDVVLSGVYEDGVRQAAYKADITYGTNSEFGFDYLRDNMKFDAKDKVQRGHNFVIVDEVDSILIDEARTPLIISGPTNRTLDGYIKANEVAQKLTRGEPADVNVPGSKPTGDFVVDEKNRTIMITEEGINKAEKLFGVENLYNLENAILSHHLDQALKAHNLFERDVHYVVKENEVVIVDEFTGRLSEGRRFSEGLHQALEAKEGVQIQEESQTLADTTYQNYFRMYDKLAGMTGTAQTEATEFSQIYKLEVISIPTNVPVIRVDKNDLIYKTQAEKFKAVIDEIKLSHDKGQPVLVGTASIERSEVLHEMLVKAKIPHSVLNAKNHEKEAEIIAEAGAKGAVTIATNMAGRGVDIRINDEVRSLGGLYIIGTERHESRRIDNQLRGRAGRQGDPGMSRFYLSLEDNLLRIFGSDRIKAIMDRLGIEEGESIESKMVTRAVENAQKKVESLHFEARKHLLEYDDVANEQRKTIYKYRDELLDKEFDMSEKIAQNRSEYVANLLDMADIFHGGLKDDYDLKGLCLLVANDCGESIDENELKGLEYDEILTKVTDILAKSYSNKMSVVAPEQQREIEKILYLQVLDKAWREHLYQMDILKTGIGLRGYNQKDPLTEYKKESYNLFMELVLRLKTESIKMLQMVRLRSQEEQERETAAMRERMQTEHNEGLHQNNEPKLAVMGGKKIPRNSLCPCGSGKKYKDCCGKSGPKKGIFA comes from the coding sequence ATGATATCAGCGATATTTAGACAAATTTTTGGTACTAAAAATGACAGAGAAGTTAAGGCGTATGCAAAGCGTGTGAAGCATATAAACGCATTAGAGCCGAAGTATCAGGCGATGAGTAATGATGAGCTAAAGGCAGCATTTGAGACTTTTAGAGCAGAAATAAAAGAAGGCAAAGGCCTCGATGATGTGCTAAATGATGTATTTGCTATCGTGCGTGAAGCTAGTAAAAGAACTCTTGGCATGAGGCACTTTGATGTCCAGCTAATAGGCGGTATGGTGCTTCATGATGGCAAAATAGCTGAGATGAAAACAGGTGAGGGTAAGACGCTCGTGGCAACTCTGCCTGTCGTACTAAATGCGATGAGTGGTAAGGGTGTTCATGTCGTCACTGTCAATGACTACTTAGCTAAGCGTGATGCGACTCAGATGGGTGAGCTTTATAAATTTTTAGGACTTAGCGTAGATGTGGTGCTAAGTGGCGTTTATGAAGATGGAGTGCGACAAGCCGCCTATAAAGCCGATATAACATATGGTACAAATTCAGAGTTTGGCTTTGATTATCTGCGGGATAATATGAAATTTGATGCAAAAGACAAGGTGCAAAGAGGCCATAATTTTGTTATTGTAGATGAGGTGGATAGCATTTTAATAGATGAGGCTAGAACACCGCTTATCATCTCAGGTCCGACAAATCGAACGCTTGATGGTTATATAAAGGCAAATGAGGTGGCTCAAAAGCTTACACGTGGAGAGCCAGCAGATGTTAATGTGCCGGGTTCAAAGCCGACTGGCGATTTTGTCGTGGATGAGAAAAATCGCACGATAATGATAACCGAAGAGGGCATAAATAAGGCAGAAAAGCTATTTGGTGTAGAAAATTTATATAATCTTGAAAATGCTATTTTAAGTCATCATTTAGACCAAGCACTTAAAGCACATAACCTTTTTGAGCGTGATGTGCATTATGTCGTAAAAGAGAATGAAGTCGTGATAGTTGATGAATTTACAGGGCGTTTAAGCGAGGGCAGACGCTTTAGTGAGGGGCTTCATCAAGCATTAGAAGCAAAAGAGGGTGTGCAAATCCAAGAAGAGAGTCAAACTCTAGCTGATACTACTTATCAAAATTATTTTAGGATGTATGATAAACTAGCTGGTATGACGGGCACGGCACAGACAGAAGCGACTGAGTTTTCTCAAATTTATAAGCTTGAGGTTATCTCAATACCTACAAATGTGCCAGTCATCAGAGTGGATAAAAATGACCTTATTTATAAAACTCAGGCAGAAAAATTTAAAGCCGTTATTGATGAGATAAAGCTATCTCATGACAAGGGGCAACCGGTGCTTGTAGGAACAGCAAGTATCGAGCGAAGTGAAGTTTTACACGAGATGTTAGTAAAAGCAAAAATTCCTCACTCTGTATTAAATGCTAAAAATCATGAAAAAGAGGCTGAGATTATCGCTGAAGCTGGTGCAAAAGGTGCTGTGACAATAGCTACAAATATGGCTGGACGTGGCGTTGATATACGTATAAATGATGAGGTGCGTAGTCTTGGTGGACTTTACATAATAGGCACAGAGAGACATGAGAGTAGGAGGATAGATAACCAACTTCGTGGCCGTGCAGGACGCCAAGGGGATCCTGGTATGAGTAGATTTTACTTAAGTTTGGAGGATAATTTACTTAGGATTTTTGGCTCAGACCGCATAAAAGCGATAATGGATCGCTTGGGGATCGAAGAAGGCGAGAGTATAGAGAGCAAGATGGTAACCCGTGCTGTTGAAAACGCCCAGAAAAAGGTAGAAAGTCTACACTTTGAGGCCAGGAAACACCTACTTGAATACGATGATGTCGCAAATGAGCAGAGGAAAACGATATATAAATACCGCGATGAGCTACTGGATAAAGAGTTTGATATGAGCGAGAAAATCGCACAAAATCGCTCAGAGTATGTAGCAAATTTATTGGATATGGCTGATATTTTCCATGGCGGATTAAAAGATGATTATGATCTTAAGGGCTTATGTTTACTTGTCGCAAATGACTGCGGTGAGAGCATAGATGAAAATGAGCTAAAAGGGCTTGAGTATGATGAAATTTTAACTAAAGTTACCGACATACTCGCAAAAAGCTATAGTAATAAGATGAGCGTTGTTGCACCAGAGCAGCAGCGTGAAATAGAGAAAATTTTATACTTACAAGTGCTTGATAAGGCATGGAGAGAGCATTTGTATCAGATGGATATACTAAAAACAGGCATAGGTCTGCGTGGATACAATCAAAAAGATCCACTAACTGAGTATAAAAAAGAGAGTTATAATCTCTTTATGGAGCTTGTGCTTCGCTTAAAAACTGAGAGCATAAAGATGCTTCAAATGGTGCGTCTAAGAAGCCAAGAAGAGCAGGAGCGTGAGACAGCGGCTATGCGTGAGCGTATGCAGACCGAGCATAATGAGGGCTTGCATCAAAATAATGAGCCAAAACTAGCCGTAATGGGTGGGAAAAAGATACCACGCAACTCACTTTGTCCTTGTGGAAGTGGTAAAAAATACAAAGATTGTTGCGGTAAAAGTGGTCCTAAAAAGGGCATTTTTGCTTAA
- the lolA gene encoding LolA-like outer membrane lipoprotein chaperone: MRKIIILAAFVITSFSAELNFKSLQSDFVQVVNSEGKAISYTGIFYAKSDNTALWIYKNPTPKRIYFEKNRVIVIEDELEQAIISHLDDTPNLTQILTHAEQIQPTLYKAIYDGVDYLITLKDDLPSTIDYKDKLGNKIKITLQNTIKDALIPTKTLTPIIPQGYDIINQ, from the coding sequence ATGAGAAAAATTATAATACTCGCCGCATTTGTAATTACTAGTTTTTCGGCTGAATTAAATTTTAAAAGTTTGCAGAGCGATTTTGTGCAAGTTGTAAATAGCGAAGGTAAAGCCATAAGCTACACAGGTATATTTTACGCTAAAAGCGATAATACCGCACTTTGGATATATAAAAACCCAACACCAAAAAGGATTTATTTTGAAAAAAATCGTGTGATAGTTATAGAGGACGAATTAGAACAAGCTATCATCTCGCACCTTGATGACACGCCAAATTTAACGCAGATTTTAACTCACGCGGAGCAGATTCAGCCGACACTTTATAAAGCGATATACGACGGTGTTGATTATCTAATCACCCTTAAAGATGACCTTCCAAGCACGATTGATTATAAAGACAAGCTTGGTAACAAGATAAAAATCACACTTCAAAATACAATCAAAGACGCTCTTATACCAACTAAAACATTAACTCCGATAATACCGCAAGGATATGATATAATCAATCAATAA
- a CDS encoding ATP-dependent DNA helicase — MSILEHSNIFLTGGGGVGKTYLTQAIIKYYRNELKNVIILGSTGISAVGLGGVSVHSFFKFGICKNYEELRSFDKKQRNKLSQLRAILDICDLLVIDEISMVSSDVMEMVRYRLNTSKFKGRVLLVGDFYQLPPVFKSENNPNALFKFTYAFSSHAWSELGLTNVELLVSKRTRDIKFYEILSRLRVGILDDEVIEYISSLRVDKFETSEDDSVLFGRNLEVDRLNEERLNAINAPMETSVAQVNLMRENLHPNTVQSWINSLSAPLNLNMKIGTKIIFTTNKWGEYYNGEQGKIVQIIKENGICESVIVQKDSGEISEITKNLYELGEFDIVGDEIEQNTLATFLQFPFKLAYALTIHKSQGMSINSLFCDLNHIFANGQLYVALSRAKDPARLKLFYNRSGDFRQYLRKVVKIDDEVFKFYKENKFENIKENF; from the coding sequence TTGAGTATTTTAGAGCATTCAAATATATTTTTAACAGGTGGCGGTGGAGTTGGCAAAACTTATCTAACACAAGCTATCATAAAATACTACCGAAATGAGCTAAAAAATGTCATAATACTTGGTTCAACTGGCATAAGTGCCGTTGGGCTAGGTGGGGTAAGCGTTCATAGCTTTTTTAAATTTGGGATATGTAAGAATTACGAAGAGTTACGTAGCTTTGATAAAAAACAACGAAACAAACTCTCTCAACTTCGTGCGATACTAGATATTTGTGACTTGCTTGTGATAGATGAGATCTCTATGGTTAGCTCTGATGTGATGGAGATGGTGCGATATCGCCTAAATACTTCTAAATTTAAAGGGCGTGTTCTGCTAGTTGGGGACTTTTATCAGCTACCACCTGTTTTTAAGAGTGAAAATAACCCAAATGCACTTTTTAAATTCACCTATGCATTTAGTTCACACGCTTGGAGTGAGCTAGGGCTTACAAATGTTGAATTGCTCGTGTCTAAACGCACACGAGATATTAAATTTTATGAAATTTTGTCACGGCTTAGAGTAGGCATTTTAGATGATGAGGTAATTGAGTATATTAGCTCACTTAGAGTTGATAAATTTGAAACTAGCGAAGATGATAGTGTGCTTTTTGGGCGAAATTTAGAGGTAGATAGGCTAAATGAAGAACGATTAAACGCTATAAACGCTCCGATGGAGACCTCTGTCGCACAGGTTAACTTAATGAGAGAAAATCTACATCCAAATACCGTGCAGAGCTGGATAAATTCGCTATCCGCACCATTAAATTTAAATATGAAAATCGGCACGAAGATAATTTTTACTACAAATAAATGGGGCGAGTATTATAACGGCGAACAGGGCAAGATAGTCCAGATCATCAAGGAAAATGGTATTTGCGAGAGCGTAATTGTGCAAAAAGATAGTGGTGAGATAAGCGAGATAACTAAAAACTTATACGAACTTGGTGAGTTTGATATAGTTGGCGATGAGATAGAGCAAAACACTTTGGCAACATTTTTGCAGTTTCCTTTCAAACTTGCCTACGCTCTGACTATCCACAAATCGCAGGGAATGAGTATAAACTCGCTCTTTTGCGATCTAAATCACATTTTTGCAAACGGGCAGCTTTATGTCGCACTATCCCGTGCCAAAGACCCAGCTAGGCTAAAACTTTTTTATAATAGAAGCGGTGATTTTAGGCAGTATTTAAGAAAAGTGGTTAAAATTGACGATGAAGTTTTTAAATTTTATAAAGAGAATAAATTTGAAAATATTAAGGAGAATTTTTAG
- a CDS encoding SH3 domain-containing protein codes for MKFKILSFLVVFIFIGCAKNINVLPIQEINEPQNERIRLIDFELPQTINSLPFSGLNVSFDEKELLERRFKVFTLKGIKQSSKELFWAFDVYKPSKTKTYYGSNFRPIPLKWFEAQKKNANFTALNSIQIYALTTANTALRNFPTDEPIFYNPSNPGEGYPFDYLQLSTLSIGYPVFVSHLSLDRAWAFVSDDTTWGWLKVEDIKFISDETANKYAKQKFLTIKVDKTPIYSENGAFLFYARIGALLPFESENTSEFVGQIYTRAGLVRYKASKQVATHFPMMLNDENVKFLSQSLLGQPYGWGGVDRLRDCSLFLKDFMASFGVWLPRNSGIQANVGTKINLKGLSNDEKKRIIKERGVPYLTLIHLPGHIMLYAGYKDDEIYVMHDAWGIKTTDNGRALIGQTAITTLEIGKGRVDVNDESLLISKIDSINILRDIEPFKISSVKSKQSEPLSIDIKTANINLDPRIIALQDAYSVKIVDNKVFFDDGTSIKFDDFMPKDSKCSTEADVQDMNALPYAAFMPLNAPLSDSGRCRNYEFLSKIYGSSESEVKANLKDVVWLKDTLNLKLKFNSQNGAADALQAVSDELNELVKNDPKMLEYLKNPGGTFKWRVIAGTSQLSAHSYAIAVDINVDKSHYWRWHNGYKNLIPESIVHIFERHKFIWGGRWEHFDTMHFEYRPEMFGVKQTVW; via the coding sequence TTGAAGTTTAAAATTTTATCGTTTTTAGTGGTTTTTATATTTATTGGATGTGCGAAAAACATAAATGTTTTACCAATACAAGAAATAAATGAGCCTCAAAATGAGCGTATAAGGTTAATAGACTTTGAGTTACCTCAGACGATAAATTCATTACCATTTAGTGGGTTAAATGTAAGTTTTGACGAAAAAGAGTTACTTGAAAGACGCTTTAAAGTCTTTACGCTTAAAGGGATAAAACAGAGTTCAAAGGAGTTATTTTGGGCGTTTGATGTCTATAAACCATCAAAGACAAAGACCTATTATGGCTCAAATTTTCGCCCTATACCACTTAAATGGTTTGAAGCTCAAAAGAAAAATGCAAATTTTACCGCACTTAACTCCATTCAAATTTATGCTTTAACTACTGCAAATACGGCTTTGCGAAACTTTCCAACCGATGAGCCGATATTTTATAATCCAAGCAATCCGGGTGAGGGCTATCCATTTGACTACTTGCAACTTTCAACTTTAAGTATCGGCTACCCAGTATTTGTCTCACACCTTTCACTCGATAGAGCGTGGGCGTTTGTGAGCGATGACACGACTTGGGGTTGGCTCAAAGTTGAAGATATTAAATTTATAAGTGATGAGACGGCAAATAAATATGCAAAGCAGAAATTTTTGACGATAAAAGTGGATAAAACACCGATATATAGTGAAAATGGAGCATTTTTATTTTACGCTAGGATAGGGGCTTTGTTACCTTTTGAGAGTGAAAATACAAGTGAGTTTGTGGGACAAATTTATACTCGTGCTGGACTTGTTAGATATAAAGCATCAAAACAAGTAGCAACACACTTTCCGATGATGCTAAACGATGAGAATGTTAAATTTTTATCGCAGTCATTACTAGGTCAGCCTTATGGCTGGGGCGGCGTGGATAGATTGCGTGACTGTTCGCTATTTTTAAAGGATTTTATGGCTAGTTTTGGCGTGTGGCTACCTAGGAACTCAGGCATTCAGGCAAATGTCGGTACTAAAATTAATCTAAAAGGACTAAGCAACGACGAGAAAAAACGTATCATAAAAGAGCGTGGAGTACCATATCTCACGCTCATACACCTGCCGGGACACATTATGCTTTATGCAGGATACAAGGATGATGAAATTTATGTTATGCACGATGCTTGGGGGATAAAAACTACAGATAATGGCAGGGCACTGATCGGACAAACGGCGATAACTACGCTTGAGATAGGCAAGGGCAGAGTGGATGTGAATGATGAGAGTTTATTAATCTCAAAAATTGATTCTATCAATATTTTAAGAGATATAGAACCCTTTAAAATCTCAAGTGTCAAGAGCAAGCAAAGTGAGCCACTATCAATAGATATAAAAACAGCAAACATTAATCTAGATCCAAGGATAATAGCATTACAAGATGCTTATAGCGTTAAAATAGTGGATAATAAAGTATTTTTTGATGATGGCACGAGTATTAAATTTGATGACTTTATGCCTAAAGATAGTAAATGTAGCACTGAGGCTGATGTGCAGGATATGAACGCACTACCTTATGCCGCTTTTATGCCCTTAAATGCACCGTTAAGTGATAGCGGTAGGTGCAGAAACTACGAGTTTTTAAGTAAAATTTATGGCAGTAGCGAGAGTGAAGTAAAAGCAAATTTAAAAGATGTGGTTTGGTTAAAAGATACTTTAAACTTAAAACTTAAATTTAATAGCCAAAATGGTGCTGCGGATGCCCTACAAGCCGTAAGTGATGAGCTAAATGAGCTGGTTAAAAATGACCCTAAAATGCTTGAGTATCTTAAAAATCCTGGTGGAACATTTAAGTGGCGAGTTATCGCTGGGACTAGTCAACTCTCAGCCCATAGCTACGCTATAGCGGTAGATATAAACGTGGATAAGAGCCACTACTGGCGTTGGCACAATGGGTATAAAAATTTAATCCCTGAAAGTATCGTGCATATATTTGAGCGACATAAGTTTATCTGGGGTGGTCGCTGGGAGCACTTTGATACTATGCACTTTGAGTATCGCCCAGAAATGTTTGGCGTAAAGCAGACGGTTTGGTGA
- a CDS encoding DUF523 domain-containing protein, which yields MSKNENFTGESVLVSACLLGFNCKYNGSNNSNDKLNQKLKALSRFYMLVPVCPEELGGLNTPREPAEIVVMNLKNNQQDEKSYKVMTKFSQTDVTAEFELGANMCVKIASKISCKIAILKERSPSCGSGQIYDGTFSNILKSGDGLATRALNKIGIKIYGESEIDMLLESLVE from the coding sequence ATGAGTAAAAATGAAAATTTTACAGGTGAGAGTGTGCTTGTTAGTGCTTGTTTGCTTGGTTTTAATTGCAAATATAATGGTAGTAACAACTCAAATGATAAGCTAAACCAAAAACTTAAAGCACTTAGTAGGTTTTATATGCTCGTACCTGTTTGTCCCGAGGAGCTTGGTGGTCTAAATACACCACGTGAACCAGCCGAGATAGTCGTTATGAACTTGAAAAATAACCAGCAAGATGAAAAATCGTATAAAGTTATGACTAAATTTTCGCAAACTGACGTAACGGCTGAGTTTGAGCTAGGAGCCAATATGTGCGTAAAAATCGCTAGCAAGATATCGTGCAAGATTGCTATTTTAAAAGAGCGAAGCCCAAGTTGTGGGAGCGGACAAATTTATGATGGCACTTTTAGTAACATACTAAAAAGTGGCGATGGGTTAGCTACAAGAGCGTTAAATAAAATCGGTATAAAAATTTATGGTGAGAGCGAGATAGACATGCTTTTGGAGAGTTTAGTTGAGTAG
- a CDS encoding D-amino-acid transaminase — MATNLDIVFINGEFLPSSEAKISAFDRGFIFGDGIYEVVPVVNSRLVDRDDFWERFERSLMAIELKLPYKKEKFEEILYEVITQNGLKEGGVYLQITRGAAPRDFYFVNGLTPSVFVFCYEANVIDNPLAKSGIEIVSVEDIRWSRRDIKSISLLAQCYAKNEAHKRGAYEGLMVQNGFVTEGCSSSAFIIKDKTLITKPLSNEILPGIRRKTLLKFAELVGLKVEQREFSIDEVYGADEAFISAATLILLPIIKADGRFINGGKVGKYAIKLRELYVRKMLDEAGV; from the coding sequence ATGGCTACAAATTTAGATATTGTCTTTATAAATGGCGAATTTCTGCCAAGCAGTGAAGCTAAAATAAGTGCATTTGATCGTGGTTTTATCTTTGGTGATGGCATATATGAGGTGGTGCCAGTTGTAAATTCACGCTTGGTTGATAGGGATGATTTTTGGGAGAGGTTTGAGCGAAGTTTGATGGCGATTGAGCTAAAGCTTCCTTATAAAAAGGAAAAATTTGAAGAGATTTTATACGAAGTTATCACGCAAAATGGTTTAAAAGAGGGTGGTGTATATCTACAGATAACACGCGGAGCTGCACCTAGGGATTTTTACTTTGTTAATGGTTTAACGCCTAGCGTTTTTGTATTTTGCTATGAGGCAAATGTGATAGATAATCCACTTGCAAAAAGTGGCATAGAGATAGTTAGTGTAGAGGATATTCGCTGGAGTCGTCGTGACATAAAGTCTATCTCGCTTCTAGCTCAGTGTTACGCTAAAAACGAGGCTCATAAAAGGGGTGCGTATGAGGGATTAATGGTACAAAATGGTTTTGTAACTGAGGGGTGTAGCTCAAGTGCTTTTATCATAAAGGATAAAACATTAATTACAAAACCACTTTCAAATGAAATTTTGCCCGGAATCCGTCGTAAAACATTGCTGAAATTTGCCGAGCTTGTTGGATTAAAAGTGGAGCAAAGAGAATTTAGTATAGATGAAGTTTATGGTGCCGATGAGGCGTTTATATCGGCTGCCACGCTCATACTTTTACCTATTATCAAGGCCGATGGTCGATTTATAAATGGTGGTAAAGTAGGCAAATATGCTATAAAGCTTCGTGAGCTTTACGTACGAAAAATGCTTGATGAAGCTGGTGTATAG
- a CDS encoding FUSC family protein → MTAFFRSYDPANFYLIYSLKATFAIALNCFLGYYFFNINGAIFSVNITMGIFFLSTLECKDSHKFGFLTLYIILSIAFMPFVVPLIKLGTILALFVFIWVFLLSLTSLYNVNLHKILIATNTTGLVGFIVQSSGGIILDDAIGGLALGGVSAIIIKMGKFAKYGAFTKDSMRILLDDAYACVKVLGADDFYQQRDQMLSHIAKFKSIFATESVNLKDIKLVRNYSRAIFYLYKIEEIAYVLAPIHSSFKKIEDTRYLDEIREEILYNINELKGLFEGKSAIIKMDILNLVRSGIYKVFASSLDVLYFKFKLIKDGGEDKIEFKKAKKTTLLSVIKKINLKDETTLSALRLAFCMSAAIFISQLTKIDHGIWIAIAVMSIKQDSHKIVKISGVDNILGAFFGLALALFTIYVFSDGLGIVILSIVGIFFVYYLKQYKQIAFTTAFMFEFSLVFYMIKNDFLQLVLQRLTDIMIGFMLVFVVSLFTATKDTKQLKAKLKSSLMNFKNFIDTTLIERKGHTFSIQEIDIANAIRSYEQELWQSDISEQKRYELRQICNILNDANIDLIKLRNYLKFLNQNELMVDVSLKNDLDILSSRFEMLSRKVDNLPYYFLQNAKDKLLCNDERVQKLSTSIITKQNEIYSLLSL, encoded by the coding sequence ATGACGGCATTTTTTCGCTCTTATGATCCTGCAAATTTTTATCTTATATATTCGCTAAAAGCTACATTTGCTATCGCTCTTAACTGCTTTTTGGGGTATTATTTTTTTAATATAAATGGTGCAATCTTTTCAGTAAATATCACAATGGGTATATTTTTTTTAAGTACTCTTGAGTGTAAAGATAGCCATAAATTTGGCTTTTTAACCCTTTATATCATACTTTCTATCGCCTTTATGCCTTTTGTTGTGCCACTTATAAAGCTTGGTACAATACTTGCGTTGTTTGTTTTTATATGGGTATTTTTGCTCTCATTGACGTCGCTTTATAATGTGAATTTGCATAAAATTTTAATCGCCACAAATACAACAGGGCTAGTTGGATTTATAGTTCAAAGTAGTGGAGGCATAATTTTAGACGACGCTATTGGAGGATTAGCACTTGGTGGTGTAAGTGCAATCATCATAAAAATGGGCAAATTCGCAAAATATGGAGCATTTACTAAAGATAGTATGCGGATACTTCTTGATGATGCATATGCTTGTGTAAAAGTGCTTGGTGCAGATGATTTTTATCAACAAAGAGATCAGATGTTATCACATATTGCCAAATTTAAAAGTATCTTTGCTACTGAAAGTGTAAATTTAAAAGATATAAAGCTTGTCAGAAATTATTCTCGTGCTATATTTTATCTTTATAAGATAGAAGAGATAGCTTATGTCTTAGCACCGATTCATTCATCGTTTAAAAAGATAGAGGATACTCGATATTTAGATGAGATAAGAGAAGAAATTTTATACAATATCAATGAGTTAAAGGGGCTATTTGAAGGTAAAAGTGCAATTATAAAAATGGATATATTAAATTTAGTTAGAAGTGGAATATATAAGGTTTTTGCTAGTTCTCTTGATGTGCTTTACTTTAAATTTAAGCTTATAAAAGATGGTGGCGAAGATAAAATAGAATTTAAAAAAGCTAAAAAAACTACTTTGCTTTCAGTCATAAAAAAGATAAATTTAAAAGATGAAACAACACTTAGTGCTTTGCGGTTGGCATTTTGTATGAGTGCGGCTATATTTATATCTCAACTTACTAAGATAGATCATGGCATATGGATAGCAATAGCTGTGATGAGTATAAAACAAGATAGTCATAAAATAGTAAAAATTTCTGGTGTTGATAATATTTTGGGTGCATTTTTTGGCTTGGCTCTTGCACTTTTTACTATTTATGTATTTAGTGATGGTTTGGGTATTGTAATACTTTCCATTGTAGGTATATTTTTTGTATATTATCTGAAGCAATACAAGCAGATCGCCTTTACAACGGCATTTATGTTTGAGTTTAGTTTAGTGTTTTATATGATTAAAAATGACTTTTTGCAGCTAGTTTTGCAGAGATTGACAGATATTATGATAGGATTTATGCTTGTTTTTGTAGTGTCGCTTTTTACAGCCACAAAAGATACTAAACAACTAAAAGCTAAGCTTAAAAGCAGTTTAATGAATTTTAAAAATTTTATAGACACAACGCTCATTGAACGTAAAGGACATACGTTTAGTATACAAGAGATCGATATTGCAAATGCTATTAGATCATACGAACAAGAGCTTTGGCAAAGTGATATTAGTGAACAAAAAAGATATGAGTTAAGGCAAATTTGTAATATCTTAAACGATGCAAATATAGATCTGATAAAGCTTAGAAACTATCTTAAATTTTTAAATCAAAATGAGCTAATGGTCGACGTGAGCCTTAAAAATGACTTAGATATATTATCGAGTCGTTTCGAGATGCTTTCTAGGAAAGTAGATAATTTGCCATATTATTTTTTACAAAATGCCAAAGATAAGTTGCTTTGTAACGATGAGAGAGTACAAAAACTATCCACTTCTATCATAACAAAACAAAATGAAATTTACTCACTGCTATCTTTGTAA
- the rsmH gene encoding 16S rRNA (cytosine(1402)-N(4))-methyltransferase RsmH → MQSPHISVLLDEVTDIFADIKGTFIDCTLGYAGHSNAMLTKNKNINLIACDRDDEAIEFSSKRLSKFKDRVKIYKSNFSQLMENLSQDELKDVRGIFADIGVSSLQIDKNERGFSINSDTLDMRMDVCARISAYDVVNGYSQEKLSEIFYKFAELHNAQTIAAKIVSARAKQPIKSAKELTQIIGKNRLNGRSVSLAILAFQAIRIEVNDELGELERLLSSIKNANFKDCKVAVISFHSLEDRIVKNTFKEWAKNCICPSDVMRCMCGNNHAIGKILTKKAIVPNMNEIAYNSRASCAKMRLFHIY, encoded by the coding sequence TTGCAAAGTCCACACATTAGTGTTTTATTAGATGAAGTTACTGATATTTTTGCAGATATTAAAGGCACATTTATTGACTGCACTTTAGGCTATGCTGGACACTCTAATGCAATGCTTACAAAAAATAAAAATATAAATTTGATAGCTTGTGATCGTGATGATGAAGCTATAGAGTTTAGCTCAAAACGTCTTAGCAAATTTAAAGATAGAGTAAAAATTTATAAGAGTAATTTTTCGCAACTTATGGAAAATTTAAGTCAAGATGAGCTTAAAGACGTTCGTGGTATATTTGCTGATATAGGCGTTAGCTCACTTCAGATAGATAAAAACGAGAGAGGATTTTCGATAAACTCTGATACTTTGGATATGCGTATGGATGTTTGTGCGAGGATTAGTGCGTATGATGTTGTAAATGGCTATTCTCAAGAAAAACTCTCTGAGATATTTTATAAATTTGCAGAACTACATAATGCACAAACTATCGCTGCAAAGATCGTATCAGCAAGAGCAAAGCAACCGATAAAAAGTGCAAAAGAGCTTACACAAATCATCGGTAAAAATAGATTAAATGGCCGAAGCGTGAGCTTAGCGATATTAGCATTTCAAGCCATTAGAATCGAAGTAAATGACGAGTTAGGTGAGCTTGAGAGGCTTTTAAGTAGCATAAAAAATGCAAATTTTAAAGATTGTAAAGTTGCGGTAATTAGCTTTCATTCACTCGAAGATAGAATAGTGAAAAATACCTTTAAAGAGTGGGCTAAAAACTGTATCTGTCCTAGCGATGTAATGAGATGCATGTGTGGAAACAACCACGCGATAGGAAAAATTTTAACAAAAAAGGCAATAGTGCCAAACATGAATGAGATAGCATATAACTCGCGTGCAAGTTGTGCTAAAATGCGTCTATTTCATATATATTAG